One region of Asterias rubens chromosome 5, eAstRub1.3, whole genome shotgun sequence genomic DNA includes:
- the LOC117290405 gene encoding required for meiotic nuclear division protein 1 homolog isoform X2 yields MLHAKFIASLKSKDLSLSPPLPSLWLADVQINTMASANLLARLCMACCNHSQNYSSSFLSMTQRFPGTILLRCGERTFSSKEVLPRLQGRQCRDVIVNHNHPQLKTITSSRCFSILSKCARVEARCLQSNNKIVVSQTTRAKYSQSDDEESPIVFVSKSSSLIGRKTSRKLQSVVPTAPVVLRSRTKKPTRLGVREKKDSWLCTAFSTAEEYQLEHLSLDLQSQGPFKPVTMPQDAQDILLMEVLSSDADEDKTEPSQVFFFREGSVVFWNVPDSKLKKILQTISKHEFRPYEVALVTWENEHINFTYGSQGTKLTEDAFILDENKDTEAVTLEKFAFSNAMALSVKLSIWEAYVDKFTSSLEHIPEGLKRGHRLKMSRVEVLRKTGELFSLRHQINLSSDLLISPDFYWDRDGLDALYNKTCQFYSIGRRTRVTNEKLNHCSELVELVRTHLSEHHSLKLEWMIILLILVEVIFEVIHYIQRYLEKESPAHPAEIASRINNQALDGRR; encoded by the exons ATGGTTGGCCGATGTGCAAATCAACACAATGGCTTCAGCAAACCTCCTAGCCAGGTTGTGTATGGCATGCTGTAACCATTCACAGAACTACTCTTCCAGCTTTCTATCGATGACGCAAAGGTTTCCGGGAACTATTTTGTTAAGATGTGGCGAGAGAACATTCAGCTCCAAAGAGGTGTTGCCAAGACTACAGGGGCGTCAATGCCGAGATGTCATAGTCAACCACAACCATCCTCAACTCAAGACTATAACAAGCAGCAGATGTTTTTCAATTCTCTCGAAGTGTGCAAGAGTAGAAGCAAGATGTTTACAGTCCAACAATAAGATAGTAGTTTCGCAGACAACGAGAGCGAAATATTCTCAAAGTGATGACGAAGAATCCCCTATTGTCTTTGTAAGCAAGTCTTCTTCACTTATTGGAAGGAAGACGTCGAGGAAACTGCAGAGCGTGGTGCCTACTGCTCCTGTTGTCTTGCGGTCAAGAACTAAGAAACCAACGAGGTTGGGTGTACGGGAAAAAAAG GATTCGTGGCTCTGCACGGCTTTCTCAACGGCAGAGGAGTATCAATTGGAGCACCTCAGCCTTGACCTCCAGTCTCAGGGACCCTTCAAGCCGGTCACCATGCCACAGG ATGCCCAAGACATTCTTTTGATGGAGGTCCTATCTTCAGATGCTGATGAAGATAAGACTGAACCGTCTCAGGTTTTCTTCTTCCGCGAAGGATCTGTTGTATTTTGGAATGTTCCTGATTCCAAG TTGAAGAAGATTTTGCAGACGATAAGCAAGCATGAATTCCGCCCTTATGAGGTTGCCCTGGTGACGTGGGAAAATGAACACATCAACTTCACATATGGCAG TCAGGGTACTAAGCTGACAGAAGATGCATTCATTCTGGATGAGAATAAAGACACAGAGGCTGTGACCCTGGAAAAATTTGCCTTCTCCAACGCAATGGCATTATCAG TAAAACTTAGCATATGGGAGGCATATGTTGACAAATTTACATCCTCTTTGGAGCACATTCCTGAG GGTCTTAAGCGCGGACACCGCCTGAAGATGTCCCGCGTTGAGGTGCTTCGTAAGACGGGAGAGCTGTTCTCCCTTAGACATCAGATCAATCTCAGCTCGGATCTTCTCATCTCACCTGACTTCTACTGGGACAGGGACGGCTTGGATGCACTGTATAATAAGACGTGTCAGTTCTACAGCATCGGGAGAAGGACTAGG GTAACGAATGAGAAACTCAACCACTGCTCAGAGCTTGTGGAACTCGTTAGGACTCATCTGAGTGAGCATCACTCATTGAAACTGGAATGGATGATCATCCTTCTCATTCTTGTTGAG GTTATATTTGAAGTGATCCATTACATTCAGAGGTATCTGGAGAAAGAGAGTCCGGCTCATC cagcAGAGATTGCTAGTCGCATTAATAACCAAGCACTGGATGGACGCAGGTGA
- the LOC117290405 gene encoding required for meiotic nuclear division protein 1 homolog isoform X1: MLHAKFIASLKSKDLSLSPPLPSLWLADVQINTMASANLLARLCMACCNHSQNYSSSFLSMTQRFPGTILLRCGERTFSSKEVLPRLQGRQCRDVIVNHNHPQLKTITSSRCFSILSKCARVEARCLQSNNKIVVSQTTRAKYSQSDDEESPIVFVSKSSSLIGRKTSRKLQSVVPTAPVVLRSRTKKPTRLGVREKKDSWLCTAFSTAEEYQLEHLSLDLQSQGPFKPVTMPQDAQDILLMEVLSSDADEDKTEPSQVFFFREGSVVFWNVPDSKLKKILQTISKHEFRPYEVALVTWENEHINFTYGSQGTKLTEDAFILDENKDTEAVTLEKFAFSNAMALSVKLSIWEAYVDKFTSSLEHIPEGLKRGHRLKMSRVEVLRKTGELFSLRHQINLSSDLLISPDFYWDRDGLDALYNKTCQFYSIGRRTRVTNEKLNHCSELVELVRTHLSEHHSLKLEWMIILLILVEVIFEVIHYIQRYLEKESPAHPAEIASRINNQALDGRR; encoded by the exons ATGGTTGGCCGATGTGCAAATCAACACAATGGCTTCAGCAAACCTCCTAGCCAGGTTGTGTATGGCATGCTGTAACCATTCACAGAACTACTCTTCCAGCTTTCTATCGATGACGCAAAGGTTTCCGGGAACTATTTTGTTAAGATGTGGCGAGAGAACATTCAGCTCCAAAGAGGTGTTGCCAAGACTACAGGGGCGTCAATGCCGAGATGTCATAGTCAACCACAACCATCCTCAACTCAAGACTATAACAAGCAGCAGATGTTTTTCAATTCTCTCGAAGTGTGCAAGAGTAGAAGCAAGATGTTTACAGTCCAACAATAAGATAGTAGTTTCGCAGACAACGAGAGCGAAATATTCTCAAAGTGATGACGAAGAATCCCCTATTGTCTTTGTAAGCAAGTCTTCTTCACTTATTGGAAGGAAGACGTCGAGGAAACTGCAGAGCGTGGTGCCTACTGCTCCTGTTGTCTTGCGGTCAAGAACTAAGAAACCAACGAGGTTGGGTGTACGGGAAAAAAAG GATTCGTGGCTCTGCACGGCTTTCTCAACGGCAGAGGAGTATCAATTGGAGCACCTCAGCCTTGACCTCCAGTCTCAGGGACCCTTCAAGCCGGTCACCATGCCACAGG ATGCCCAAGACATTCTTTTGATGGAGGTCCTATCTTCAGATGCTGATGAAGATAAGACTGAACCGTCTCAGGTTTTCTTCTTCCGCGAAGGATCTGTTGTATTTTGGAATGTTCCTGATTCCAAG TTGAAGAAGATTTTGCAGACGATAAGCAAGCATGAATTCCGCCCTTATGAGGTTGCCCTGGTGACGTGGGAAAATGAACACATCAACTTCACATATGGCAG TCAGGGTACTAAGCTGACAGAAGATGCATTCATTCTGGATGAGAATAAAGACACAGAGGCTGTGACCCTGGAAAAATTTGCCTTCTCCAACGCAATGGCATTATCAG TAAAACTTAGCATATGGGAGGCATATGTTGACAAATTTACATCCTCTTTGGAGCACATTCCTGAG GGTCTTAAGCGCGGACACCGCCTGAAGATGTCCCGCGTTGAGGTGCTTCGTAAGACGGGAGAGCTGTTCTCCCTTAGACATCAGATCAATCTCAGCTCGGATCTTCTCATCTCACCTGACTTCTACTGGGACAGGGACGGCTTGGATGCACTGTATAATAAGACGTGTCAGTTCTACAGCATCGGGAGAAGGACTAGG GTAACGAATGAGAAACTCAACCACTGCTCAGAGCTTGTGGAACTCGTTAGGACTCATCTGAGTGAGCATCACTCATTGAAACTGGAATGGATGATCATCCTTCTCATTCTTGTTGAG GTTATATTTGAAGTGATCCATTACATTCAGAGGTATCTGGAGAAAGAGAGTCCGGCTCATCCAGCAGAG ATTGCTAGTCGCATTAATAACCAAGCACTGGATGGACGCAGGTGA
- the LOC117290407 gene encoding tektin-1-like, giving the protein MAKLISAPPKFTHQEWAYSNKTNYNNAEKQRASAERLIDESDRLIDETEEVTKRTQRDVNKKFEQRVHDVTFWKEELNRKLDDTKKEIDMLLAYKTRLANALEACREPLAIANQCLLYREGREAIDLVHDDVERNLLKERETIQGVMALLQRTLDQTTEQIRIMRSRRYTLEKDLTDKFDALDIDQDCRELRDDHPELTFKSGAAKIESNSVTPEDWQQFTNENILKTERDRKNAVDLRAVIDSLLDTTKDDMNKQVSDTNLAFKKRIDETEMTKSELETHLSKIFGQIDEMEKNIQRLTKAIQDKRGPMMLSQTRLDARTNRPNVELCRDPVQYRLINEVAEIDSSVSQLQQTLAGAQDQLKGLIRRQQTLEEDIDVKSKSVHIDNVKCMGLRQSINIKKF; this is encoded by the exons ATGGCTAAACTGATCAGCGCCCCACCAAAGTTCACTCACCAAGAGTGGGCGTACTCCAACAAGACCAACTACAACAATGCCGAGAAGCAACGAGCAAGCGCTGAGCGTCTGATCGACGAGAGTGATCGACTTATTGATGAGACAGAAGAAGTGACGAAGAGAACGCAGAGAGATGTCAACAAGAAATTCG agCAAAGAGTCCATGATGTCACATTTTGGAAAGAGGAACTCAACAGAAAACTGGACGACACTAAGAAAGAGATTGACATGTTACTTGCTTATAAAACCAGACTAGCTAATGCACTAGAAGCATGCAGAGAACCTCTAGCAATCGCCAATCAATGTTTACTCTACAG GGAGGGACGTGAAGCCATCGATCTCGTCCACGACGACGTGGAGCGGAACCTCCTGAAGGAGCGCGAGACCATTCAAGGTGTCATGGCTCTACTCCAACGGACCCTAGACCAGACTACAGAGCAGATCAGGATCATGAGGTCACGTCGCTACACTCTGGAGAAGGACCTGACCGATAAGTTTGATGCCCTGGACATTGATCAGGACTGTAGGGAGCTCAGAGACGATCACCCGGAGCTCACTTTCAAATCAGGGGCTGCTAAAATTGAAAGCAA CTCCGTGACCCCAGAAGACTGGCAGCAATTTACCAATGAGAACATCCTGAAGACCGAGAGAGATCGCAAGAATGCCGTGGATCTACGCGCCGTGATCGACAGCTTGCTGGACACCACAAAGGACGACATGAATAAACAAGTCAGCGACACCAACCTCGCCTTCAAGAAACGCATCGACGAGACCGAGATGACTAAGAGCGAACTGGAGACACATCTCTCTAAG ATCTTCGGCCAAATCGATGAGATGGAGAAGAACATCCAGAGGCTGACCAAGGCCATTCAGGACAAGCGTGGTCCCATGATGCTGTCTCAGACCCGTCTGGATGCCCGCACAAACAGACCCAATGTGGAGCTGTGCCGTGACCCCGTCCAGTACCGCCTCATCAACGAGGTTGCCGAGATCGACTCCAGCGTTTCCCAGCTCCAGCAGACGCTTGCCGGCGCTCAGGATCAACTGAAGGGCTTGATCCGTCGGCAGCAGACACTGGAGGAAGACATTGACGTCAAGTCAAAGTCTGTCCATATCGACAATGTCAAGTGCATGGGTCTCAGACAGAGCATCAACATCAAGAAATTCTGA
- the LOC117290817 gene encoding tricarboxylate transport protein, mitochondrial-like, with protein sequence MSTRIKNREGNSITGVSLMCSEVSNSSGLSSRLNPSFGQARPLALAAAAPMRTGGKTTHPAKAIMAGGIAGGIEICVTFPTEYVKTQLQLDERSAKPLYRGPIHCVKHTVQHHGFFGLYRGLSPLLYGSIPKAAIRFGANEFFKNQWRSRHNGSLSKTGSLFCGLGAGVSEAILAVTPMETIKVKFINDQTSAKPRFRGFYHGVREIIKEQGFRGTYQGLTATIMKQGSNQAIRFFVMDSLREWYRGGDPNKYINPLITALMGGFAGAASVFGNTPLDVIKTRMQGLEAHKYKSTWDCAVKIWKHEGPKAFYKGTLPRLSRVCIDVALVFVIYDEIVKILNRVYPTE encoded by the exons ATGAGCACACGAATAAAAAATAGAGAGGGCAACAGCATCACCGGAGTTTCTTTGATGTGTTCGGAAGTGAGCAACTCGTCGGGGCTTTCAAGTCGATTGAACCCATCGTTTGGCCAGGCAAGGCCGCTGGCTTTGGCTGCTGCCGCACCAATGCGAACTGGTGGTAAGACAACTCATCCTGCAAAGGCAATTATGGCAG GTGGCATTGCCGGAGGTATTGAGATCTGCGTCACATTCCCAACAGAGTACGTCAAGACCCAGCTGCAGCTAGACGAGCGGTCGGCCAAGCCACTCTACCGGGGTCCAATTCACTGCGTCAAGCACACCGTACAACACCATGGGTTCTTTGGGTTATACAGGGGGCTCAGTCCTCTACTCTATGGCTCTATACCAAAAGCTGCAATTag GTTTGGTGCTAATGAATTCTTCAAGAATCAATGGAGGAGTAGACACAATGGCTCACTAAGTAAAACTGGCAGTCTATTCTGTGGCCTGGGTGCTGGGGTGAGCGAAGCTATCCTCGCCGTCACTCCAATGGAGACCATCAAAGTGAAGTTCATTAACGATCAGACGTCGGCCAAGCCAAGATTCAGAGGCTTCTATCACGGAGTTCGGGAAATTATTAAAGAGcaag GTTTCCGTGGTACTTACCAGGGCCTAACAGCAACCATCATGAAGCAAGGCAGCAACCAGGCTATCCGCTTCTTCGTCATGGACTCTCTACGAGAGTGGTACCGAGGTGGAGATCCTAACAAGTACATCAACCCACTGATAACCGCTCTGATGGGAGGCTTCGCTGGGGCAGCTAGTGTGTTCGGTAACACCCCGTTGGATGTCATTAAGACCAGAATGCAg ggaTTGGAAGCACATAAATATAAGAGCACCTGGGACTGCGCAGTCAAGATATGGAAGCATGAAGGACCTAAAGC ATTCTACAAGGGCACCCTTCCCAGGCTATCCAGAGTGTGTATTGACGTAGCTCTAGTCTTTGTCATCTACGACGAGATTGTGAAAATACTGAATAGAGTGTACCCAACAGAATGA